One region of Pseudomonas sp. B21-040 genomic DNA includes:
- a CDS encoding AAA family ATPase has protein sequence MHISKLQIENLRSFEKATLEFNLPGTKDLQYPNVNVLLGDNGLGKTSILKAVALAVLGPLLSGNSGFVPEGLIRRAPAKIAGKVNLKKNTAILTADIISTVEERPLKAATDLMPETFSVSTEVRTVSSVERMSWHMSPKSADETIEAMQLDEKSPAFFIVGYGATRRVEASARVDESARTRSRLRRYERVAGLFEDHLTLMPLSYWLPAFSVENKGRYKQVINLINELLPPACQIQTQPTGREHLFEMNGIVLPFRALSDGYRAYIGWIGDMLFHVCKGIASGLKLREMRGVIMVDEIDLHLHPEWQRSVVPTLAKALPNVQFILTTHSPLVVGSLMSQNLFVLAEENGSTIVKRLPEHVRGKSAEQILLSPYFGLDSTRAAPVADKLNELARRAVSGNVKASVDYLRVLAEGMSFEDMAKPQKVQVATARVRRPRAVKAKPEVVAQPQRSKQAESKE, from the coding sequence ATGCACATCAGCAAACTACAGATAGAAAACTTGCGGTCTTTCGAGAAGGCCACCCTTGAATTCAATCTGCCGGGCACCAAAGACCTCCAATACCCTAACGTCAACGTATTGCTGGGGGACAATGGTCTCGGCAAGACCAGCATTCTAAAAGCTGTTGCACTTGCGGTACTCGGACCGTTGCTGAGCGGCAACTCTGGTTTTGTACCTGAAGGCTTGATCCGGCGTGCTCCGGCGAAGATCGCCGGCAAGGTCAACCTCAAGAAAAACACAGCCATTCTGACCGCCGACATCATCTCGACCGTAGAAGAACGGCCGCTGAAAGCTGCGACGGACCTCATGCCCGAAACGTTTTCAGTGAGTACCGAAGTCCGCACGGTCAGCTCCGTAGAGCGGATGAGTTGGCATATGTCGCCAAAGAGCGCGGATGAAACGATCGAGGCGATGCAGCTCGATGAAAAAAGCCCGGCCTTTTTCATTGTCGGATATGGAGCTACCCGCCGTGTGGAAGCATCCGCACGGGTGGATGAAAGTGCCCGTACCCGATCCCGTCTACGTCGTTACGAACGCGTTGCAGGCCTTTTCGAAGACCACCTGACGCTCATGCCGCTGTCTTACTGGCTGCCGGCCTTTTCCGTGGAAAACAAGGGCCGTTACAAGCAAGTTATCAATCTGATCAATGAACTGCTGCCACCGGCCTGCCAAATTCAAACGCAGCCAACGGGCCGTGAACACTTGTTCGAAATGAACGGCATCGTTCTGCCCTTCCGCGCCTTGTCTGATGGTTACAGGGCCTATATCGGCTGGATCGGCGACATGCTGTTCCACGTCTGTAAAGGTATCGCCAGTGGCTTGAAACTGAGAGAAATGCGCGGCGTGATCATGGTCGATGAAATCGATCTGCACCTGCATCCCGAATGGCAGCGCAGCGTAGTGCCCACACTGGCCAAGGCACTCCCGAATGTTCAGTTCATCCTGACGACCCATAGTCCGTTGGTCGTCGGCTCATTGATGTCGCAAAACCTGTTTGTGCTGGCAGAGGAAAACGGCTCGACCATTGTCAAGCGGCTGCCCGAACATGTGCGTGGAAAAAGCGCCGAGCAAATTCTGCTGTCGCCCTACTTCGGCCTTGATAGCACTCGGGCGGCGCCCGTGGCGGATAAGCTCAACGAACTGGCTCGCCGAGCGGTGTCGGGCAATGTTAAAGCCTCTGTCGACTACCTGAGAGTGCTCGCCGAAGGCATGTCCTTCGAAGACATGGCAAAACCGCAAAAGGTCCAAGTGGCCACTGCTCGTGTTCGACGCCCGCGCGCTGTCAAAGCCAAGCCTGAAGTTGTTGCTCAACCGCAGCGCAGTAAGCAGGCAGAGTCCAAAGAATGA
- a CDS encoding HDOD domain-containing protein, whose product MSDLAEKVQQDLVEAIDNDDLVLPTLPEVALQIRKAAEDPEISVSTLSKVIGRDTALSARLIKVVNSPLLRATQEVNDLHTAITRLGINYSSNLAIGLVMEQIFHARSEVVAQKMRDVWRKSLEIAGVSYALCRSYTQLKPDQAALGGLVHQIGVLPILTYAEDHYELLSDPVSLNHVIDHIHPLIGVKLLKVWEFPELLAKLPGMYLDFNRQSGQVDYVDLVQVASLYCHKDTDHPLAKIDAFNVPSFKKLGIDPQNEAMCKELEESRSMFY is encoded by the coding sequence ATGAGCGATCTGGCGGAAAAGGTCCAACAGGATTTGGTTGAGGCCATCGATAACGATGACCTGGTTCTGCCAACGTTACCGGAAGTGGCCCTGCAGATTCGCAAGGCCGCTGAAGACCCGGAAATCAGTGTCAGCACCCTGAGCAAAGTAATTGGCCGCGATACGGCGCTGTCGGCGCGCCTGATCAAAGTGGTCAACAGCCCGCTGCTGCGCGCCACTCAGGAAGTGAACGACCTGCACACCGCCATCACGCGGCTGGGCATCAATTACAGCAGCAATCTGGCGATCGGCCTGGTGATGGAACAGATTTTCCACGCCCGCTCCGAGGTGGTCGCACAGAAAATGCGCGATGTCTGGCGCAAAAGCCTGGAAATCGCCGGGGTCAGCTATGCGCTGTGCCGCAGTTACACACAACTCAAACCCGACCAGGCGGCACTCGGCGGCCTGGTGCATCAGATTGGCGTGTTGCCGATTTTGACGTACGCCGAAGATCACTATGAACTGCTGTCCGACCCGGTCAGCCTCAACCATGTGATCGACCACATTCACCCTTTGATCGGCGTAAAACTGCTCAAGGTCTGGGAGTTTCCGGAATTGCTGGCGAAGCTGCCGGGGATGTACCTGGACTTCAACCGTCAATCCGGGCAGGTCGACTATGTCGATCTGGTGCAAGTGGCCAGCCTGTACTGCCACAAGGACACCGACCATCCACTCGCAAAAATCGATGCGTTCAACGTGCCTTCATTCAAGAAGCTTGGGATTGATCCGCAGAACGAGGCGATGTGCAAGGAACTGGAAGAGTCGCGTTCGATGTTTTACTAG
- a CDS encoding tripartite tricarboxylate transporter substrate binding protein translates to MNLSMRKVALAASCMLFAGQLMAEPKRPECIAPASPGGGFDLTCKLAQSALVNEKLLTKPMRVTYMPGGVGAVAYNAVVAQRPADAGTLVAWSSGSLLNLAQGKFGRFDETNVRWLAAVGTSYGAIAVKSDSPYKTLDDLVQALKKDPSKVVIGSGGTVGSQDWMQTALIAKAAGINPRDLRYVALEGGGEIATALLGGHIQVGSTDISDSMPHIQSGDMRLLAVFAEKRLDEPEMKDIPTAKEQGYDIVWPVVRGFYLGPKVSDEDYAWWKAAFDKLLASEDFAKLRDQRELFPFAMTGPELDTYVKKQVADYKVLAKEFGLIQ, encoded by the coding sequence ATGAACCTATCAATGCGTAAAGTTGCTCTCGCCGCCAGTTGCATGCTGTTTGCCGGTCAATTGATGGCCGAACCCAAGCGTCCGGAATGCATCGCCCCGGCCTCGCCGGGCGGTGGTTTCGACCTCACGTGCAAACTGGCGCAGAGCGCGCTGGTCAACGAAAAGCTGCTGACCAAACCGATGCGCGTGACCTACATGCCCGGCGGTGTCGGCGCGGTAGCGTACAACGCGGTGGTCGCCCAGCGTCCCGCCGATGCCGGCACGCTGGTGGCCTGGTCCAGCGGTTCGTTGCTGAACCTGGCCCAAGGCAAGTTCGGGCGTTTTGATGAAACCAACGTGCGCTGGCTCGCCGCCGTTGGCACCAGCTATGGCGCCATCGCGGTTAAAAGCGATTCGCCTTACAAGACTCTGGACGACCTCGTTCAGGCGCTGAAAAAAGATCCGAGCAAAGTGGTGATCGGTTCCGGCGGCACCGTCGGCAGCCAGGACTGGATGCAAACCGCACTGATCGCCAAGGCCGCCGGAATCAACCCGCGTGACCTGCGTTACGTGGCGCTCGAAGGCGGCGGTGAAATCGCCACCGCCCTGCTCGGCGGCCACATCCAGGTCGGCAGCACCGACATCTCCGACTCCATGCCGCACATCCAGAGCGGCGACATGCGCCTGCTCGCCGTGTTCGCCGAAAAGCGTCTGGACGAGCCGGAAATGAAAGACATCCCGACCGCCAAAGAACAAGGCTACGACATTGTCTGGCCAGTGGTTCGCGGCTTCTACCTCGGGCCGAAAGTCAGCGACGAAGACTACGCCTGGTGGAAAGCTGCCTTCGACAAGCTCCTGGCTTCCGAAGACTTCGCCAAGCTGCGCGATCAGCGTGAACTGTTTCCGTTCGCCATGACCGGCCCGGAACTGGACACCTACGTGAAGAAGCAGGTTGCGGACTACAAAGTGCTGGCCAAAGAGTTCGGCCTGATCCAGTGA
- a CDS encoding folate-binding protein YgfZ: MADSAFFCTLSHEGVLAVRGVDAGKFLQGQLTCNLNYLSDTQASLGARCTQKGRMQSSFRILLESDGVVLAMATELLEPQLADLKKYAVFSKSKLTDESAAWVRFGIDHGDTALSSLGLELPADTDSVVRHEGLIAIRVSPDRAELWVAADQADAIKGKLSTLLAEGNLNQWLLGQIRAGIGQVMPETRELFIPQMLNLQAVGGVSFKKGCYTGQEIVARMQYLGKLKRRLYRLTLEASELPAPGTPLFSPSHGSSIGEVVLAANAEHTIELLAVLQAEAAEGGDIHLGALEGPALNLLDLPYSLDRDLEIQR; the protein is encoded by the coding sequence ATGGCCGATTCTGCTTTTTTCTGCACCCTGTCTCACGAAGGCGTTCTCGCGGTCCGCGGCGTGGATGCTGGTAAATTCCTGCAAGGCCAATTGACCTGCAACCTCAACTACTTAAGCGATACCCAGGCCAGCCTTGGCGCACGCTGCACGCAAAAAGGCCGGATGCAGTCGAGTTTCCGCATCCTGCTGGAAAGCGACGGCGTTGTGCTGGCCATGGCTACCGAACTGCTGGAACCGCAGTTGGCTGACCTGAAAAAGTACGCCGTGTTCTCCAAATCCAAATTGACCGACGAAAGCGCCGCCTGGGTCCGTTTCGGGATCGACCATGGCGATACCGCGCTGAGCAGTCTCGGTCTTGAATTACCGGCAGACACCGACAGTGTCGTGCGTCACGAAGGCCTGATCGCCATCCGCGTCTCGCCGGATCGCGCTGAACTGTGGGTCGCCGCCGATCAAGCCGACGCAATCAAAGGCAAGCTGTCCACCCTGTTGGCCGAAGGCAATCTGAACCAATGGCTGCTGGGCCAGATCCGCGCAGGGATCGGTCAGGTCATGCCGGAAACACGCGAGCTGTTCATTCCGCAGATGCTCAATCTGCAAGCCGTCGGCGGCGTGAGCTTCAAGAAAGGCTGCTACACCGGCCAGGAAATCGTCGCGCGCATGCAGTACCTGGGCAAACTCAAGCGTCGCTTGTATCGTCTGACCCTGGAGGCCAGCGAACTGCCGGCCCCTGGCACGCCGTTGTTTTCCCCGAGCCACGGCAGTTCCATCGGCGAAGTAGTCCTGGCTGCCAATGCTGAACACACCATTGAACTCCTGGCCGTGCTGCAAGCCGAAGCGGCCGAGGGCGGGGACATTCATCTCGGTGCCCTGGAAGGACCTGCACTGAACTTGCTCGACCTGCCTTACTCACTGGATCGCGATCTAGAAATCCAGCGCTAA
- a CDS encoding tripartite tricarboxylate transporter TctB family protein — MLLQRIFAAVLLLACAGLTLMAWPYQAAFSYEPVGPRAFPLLMLGLMGLALLYMVFRPAPIKHDDDAPPMDRETLTKIGICVVLLLVFAGTFEPLGFIVASTLIGIPMARLYGGRWLPSIVIITLMAVGLYLLFDKLMDVPLPLGVLDVLEN, encoded by the coding sequence ATGCTCTTACAACGCATTTTTGCTGCGGTGCTGTTGCTGGCCTGCGCTGGCCTGACGCTGATGGCGTGGCCGTATCAAGCGGCATTTTCCTACGAACCGGTGGGGCCTCGGGCCTTTCCACTGTTGATGCTCGGGCTGATGGGCCTGGCGCTGCTGTACATGGTATTTCGTCCGGCGCCGATCAAACATGACGACGATGCACCACCGATGGACCGCGAAACCTTGACCAAAATCGGTATCTGCGTCGTGTTGCTCTTGGTATTCGCCGGCACCTTCGAACCCCTGGGTTTCATTGTCGCCAGCACCTTGATCGGTATCCCGATGGCGCGCCTGTACGGCGGCCGCTGGTTGCCCAGCATCGTGATCATCACGCTAATGGCCGTCGGCCTTTATCTGCTGTTCGACAAGTTGATGGACGTGCCGCTGCCGCTTGGCGTGCTCGATGTTCTGGAGAACTGA
- a CDS encoding sensor histidine kinase: MHKPSSLRWRLLWNLALLLVVLMLASGLSAYWNGREAADTAYDRTLLASARTIAAGVSQRDGTLSADVPYVALDTFAYDSAGRIFYLVNDIHQNLISGYENLPAPPPGTPRTDDYPALARFYNATYRGQNVRVVSLLKPVSEPNMNGMAEIRVAETDEARVSMARSLAADTLLRLGMLAIGALLLVWFAVSAALRPLERLRTAVEERQPDDLRPLPLVEVQRELWPLVRGLNHFTERLREQFERQAQFIADAAHELRTPLAALKARLELGLRTNEPETWRSTLESAAQGTDRLTHLANQLLSLARVENGARAIAEGGAQLLDLSQLARELGMAMAPLAHARGVALALEADEPVWLRGEPTLLNELLSNLLDNALAHTPSGGNVILRVMTPAVLEVEDDGPGIPVDERDRVFERFYRRNQQVAGSGLGLAIVGEICRAHLAQISLHDGEPSGLKVRVSFIAGE, translated from the coding sequence ATGCATAAGCCCAGCAGCCTGCGCTGGCGGTTGCTGTGGAACCTTGCGCTGTTGCTGGTGGTGTTAATGCTGGCCAGCGGTTTGAGTGCGTACTGGAATGGTCGCGAAGCGGCCGACACCGCCTATGACCGTACGTTGCTGGCGTCGGCGCGAACGATCGCGGCAGGTGTCTCCCAGCGTGATGGAACGCTTAGCGCCGACGTGCCTTACGTGGCGTTGGATACGTTTGCCTACGACAGTGCCGGGCGCATTTTTTACCTGGTCAATGACATCCACCAGAATTTGATTTCCGGTTACGAGAACCTGCCCGCGCCGCCTCCGGGAACGCCTCGCACTGATGACTACCCGGCGCTGGCACGTTTTTACAACGCCACGTATCGGGGGCAGAACGTGCGGGTGGTCAGCCTGCTCAAGCCGGTCAGCGAGCCGAACATGAATGGCATGGCGGAAATTCGTGTGGCGGAAACCGATGAGGCGCGGGTCAGCATGGCGCGCAGTCTGGCCGCCGACACGTTGCTGCGCCTTGGCATGCTGGCGATTGGTGCGCTGCTGTTGGTTTGGTTTGCGGTGAGTGCGGCGTTGCGTCCGCTGGAGCGCTTGCGCACGGCCGTGGAGGAGCGCCAGCCCGACGATTTGCGACCGTTGCCGTTGGTGGAAGTGCAGCGCGAGTTGTGGCCGCTGGTGCGCGGGCTCAATCACTTTACCGAGCGGTTGCGCGAGCAGTTTGAGCGCCAAGCCCAGTTCATCGCCGATGCCGCCCATGAGCTGCGTACGCCGCTGGCGGCGCTCAAGGCGCGCCTTGAGCTTGGCCTGCGCACGAATGAACCTGAAACCTGGCGCAGCACCCTGGAAAGCGCCGCCCAGGGCACGGATCGCCTGACTCACCTTGCCAACCAATTGCTCTCGTTGGCTCGGGTCGAAAACGGTGCCCGGGCGATTGCCGAGGGCGGTGCCCAGTTGCTGGATTTGAGTCAGTTGGCGCGCGAATTGGGCATGGCCATGGCGCCGTTGGCCCACGCGCGCGGTGTTGCCCTGGCACTGGAAGCGGACGAGCCGGTGTGGCTGCGCGGTGAGCCGACGCTGTTGAACGAGCTGCTGAGTAATCTGCTGGATAACGCCCTGGCTCATACGCCGTCGGGCGGCAATGTGATTTTGCGGGTCATGACGCCGGCGGTGTTGGAGGTCGAAGATGATGGCCCGGGGATTCCGGTCGATGAGCGGGATCGAGTGTTCGAGCGCTTTTACCGGCGCAATCAGCAGGTGGCCGGGTCGGGGCTGGGCCTGGCGATTGTCGGCGAGATCTGCCGTGCGCATTTGGCGCAGATCAGCCTGCACGATGGTGAACCGTCAGGATTGAAGGTTCGGGTGAGTTTTATTGCAGGAGAGTGA
- a CDS encoding AbrB family transcriptional regulator produces the protein MSDRTPLKAWWGTPLVGLLGGYLASQIGWPLPWMVGSLLAIILVRCLTPWQLAEIPGGRKCGQWIVGIGIGLHFTPVVMEQVLSHFGLIFFGALVTSLSAVVGVWLMRRTGEDRATAFFSSMPGGSGEMVNLGARNGAVLSRVAAGQSLRVLVVVLCVPAAFKYLLGDGAPVLHATAVDWRWLAFLFPAGALAAWLWERLRQPNPWLFGPLLVSAAVSIGWDLHIGLPHGGSQIGQWLIGSGLGCHFNRQFFRRAPSFMGRTLIGTVLTMLIATAAALGLSALTHLDLRSLTLGMMPGGIAEMSLTAETLQLSVPLVTAMQVMRLLFVLFLAEPLFKYWNRESMP, from the coding sequence ATGTCTGATCGAACACCGCTCAAAGCCTGGTGGGGAACACCGCTGGTCGGTCTGCTGGGCGGTTACCTCGCCAGCCAGATCGGCTGGCCGCTGCCCTGGATGGTCGGCTCGTTGCTGGCGATCATCCTGGTGCGCTGCCTGACGCCCTGGCAATTGGCGGAAATCCCTGGCGGCCGCAAGTGCGGCCAGTGGATTGTCGGAATCGGGATCGGCCTGCACTTCACCCCGGTGGTGATGGAGCAGGTACTCAGTCACTTCGGCTTGATCTTCTTCGGTGCGTTGGTCACCAGCCTGTCAGCCGTGGTCGGCGTATGGTTGATGCGGCGTACCGGTGAGGATCGCGCCACCGCATTTTTCTCCAGCATGCCCGGCGGCTCCGGCGAGATGGTCAACCTCGGCGCGCGCAATGGCGCAGTGCTCAGTCGCGTGGCGGCAGGGCAAAGCCTGCGGGTGCTGGTGGTGGTGCTGTGCGTACCGGCAGCCTTCAAATACTTGCTGGGTGACGGCGCGCCGGTGTTGCACGCAACGGCCGTCGACTGGCGGTGGCTGGCCTTTTTATTCCCGGCAGGCGCCCTGGCGGCGTGGCTCTGGGAGCGCTTGCGTCAACCCAACCCATGGTTGTTCGGGCCGTTGCTGGTGAGTGCGGCGGTGAGCATCGGTTGGGATCTGCATATCGGTTTGCCACACGGCGGCAGCCAGATCGGCCAATGGCTGATTGGCAGCGGCCTGGGTTGTCACTTCAACCGTCAGTTTTTCCGGCGCGCGCCTTCCTTCATGGGCCGAACCTTGATCGGCACAGTGCTGACCATGTTGATTGCCACGGCGGCTGCCTTGGGGTTGAGTGCGTTGACTCATCTGGATCTGCGTTCATTGACGTTGGGCATGATGCCCGGCGGGATCGCGGAGATGAGCCTGACGGCGGAGACCCTGCAATTGTCAGTACCGCTGGTAACGGCGATGCAGGTGATGCGGTTGTTGTTTGTGTTGTTTCTGGCCGAGCCGTTGTTCAAATACTGGAACCGCGAGAGCATGCCTTAG
- a CDS encoding OprD family porin, with protein MQSLQTQALAPARLSRFSHTALASAAALAGFSPLSQAAFFEDSTATLETRNMYFNRDFRDGTSAQQSKRDEWAQGFMLNLQSGYTDGTVGFGVDALGMLGIKLDSSPDRTGTGLLPTDDGRAVGEYSKLGLTGKVKISATELKIGSLIPEMPILKPNDGRILPQTFEGGLLNSKELKNLSFTGGRLDKAKDRDSTDYQDIALNNKNSRFAGTVTGNHFDFGGVDYKFTDKITGSYYFAQLDNVYSQHFLGMVASEKFGPGTFGTDLRLAISDDDGEARGGKIDNTSLNGLVSYALSGHKFSAGYQHMSGDSAFPYVDGADPYLVNFVQINDFAGAEERSWQARYDFDFVRLGIPGLTFMSRYVSGDNIKLKNGDEGKEWERNSEIKYVVQSGALKDVAVRLRNATYRSNYSARDADEVRLLVSYSVALW; from the coding sequence ATGCAGTCCTTGCAGACCCAGGCTCTTGCGCCTGCCCGCCTCTCCCGTTTCAGCCACACCGCGCTTGCCAGTGCCGCCGCTCTTGCCGGCTTTTCGCCGTTGAGCCAGGCTGCCTTCTTCGAAGACAGTACGGCAACACTTGAAACCCGCAACATGTATTTCAACCGCGACTTTCGCGATGGCACCAGCGCCCAGCAATCCAAGCGAGACGAATGGGCACAAGGCTTCATGCTCAATCTGCAATCGGGCTACACCGATGGCACCGTAGGGTTCGGGGTGGATGCATTGGGCATGCTGGGGATCAAGCTCGATTCGAGCCCCGACCGTACCGGCACCGGCCTGCTGCCGACCGATGACGGGCGCGCGGTTGGCGAGTACTCCAAGCTGGGCCTGACCGGCAAAGTGAAAATCTCCGCCACGGAACTGAAAATCGGCAGCCTGATTCCGGAAATGCCGATCCTCAAGCCCAACGACGGGCGCATCCTGCCGCAGACCTTTGAAGGCGGGCTGCTGAACTCCAAAGAGCTGAAGAACCTGAGCTTCACCGGCGGGCGTCTCGACAAAGCCAAGGATCGCGACAGCACTGACTACCAGGACATCGCCCTCAACAACAAGAACAGCCGTTTTGCCGGCACCGTCACCGGCAACCACTTCGACTTTGGCGGCGTGGACTACAAGTTCACCGACAAAATCACCGGCAGTTACTACTTCGCGCAACTCGATAACGTCTACAGCCAGCACTTCCTCGGCATGGTGGCCTCGGAAAAATTCGGCCCCGGCACTTTTGGCACCGACCTGCGCCTGGCCATCAGTGATGATGACGGCGAAGCCCGTGGCGGCAAGATCGACAACACCTCCCTCAATGGCCTGGTGAGCTACGCCTTGAGTGGGCACAAGTTCAGCGCCGGTTATCAGCACATGTCCGGTGACAGCGCGTTCCCTTATGTCGATGGCGCCGACCCTTACCTGGTCAACTTTGTACAGATCAACGACTTTGCCGGTGCCGAAGAACGCTCCTGGCAAGCACGTTATGACTTCGACTTCGTCAGGCTCGGCATTCCCGGCCTGACCTTCATGAGCCGTTACGTGAGCGGTGACAACATCAAGCTCAAGAACGGTGACGAAGGCAAAGAGTGGGAACGCAACTCCGAGATTAAATATGTAGTACAAAGCGGCGCTCTCAAGGATGTCGCCGTGCGCCTGCGTAATGCCACCTACCGCTCCAACTACTCCGCTCGCGATGCCGACGAAGTGCGTCTGCTGGTGAGCTATAGCGTTGCCCTTTGGTAA
- a CDS encoding response regulator encodes MRVLLVEDHLQLAESVAQALKSTGLTVDVLHDGVAADLALSSEEYAMAILDVGLPRMDGFEVLARLRSRGKNLPVLMLTARSDVKDRVHGLNLGADDYLAKPFELTELEARVKALLRRSVLGGERQQRCGVLAYDLDTRRFTLGEELLTLTSREQAVLEALIARPGRVMSKEQLASQVFGLDEEASPDAIEIYVHRLRKKLDGQPVAIVTFRGLGYLLESRDA; translated from the coding sequence ATGCGTGTTCTGCTCGTCGAAGACCATTTGCAGTTAGCCGAAAGTGTCGCCCAGGCGCTCAAGAGCACAGGGCTGACCGTGGATGTGCTGCACGATGGCGTGGCCGCAGACCTGGCCTTGAGCAGCGAGGAGTACGCCATGGCCATTCTCGATGTCGGCCTGCCGCGCATGGATGGTTTTGAAGTGCTCGCGCGCTTGCGTTCGCGGGGGAAAAACCTGCCGGTGCTGATGTTGACCGCTCGCAGTGACGTCAAGGATCGGGTTCATGGCCTGAACCTTGGCGCTGACGATTACCTCGCCAAACCCTTTGAACTGACTGAGCTCGAAGCACGGGTCAAAGCCCTGTTGCGCCGCAGTGTGCTGGGCGGTGAGCGTCAGCAGCGTTGCGGTGTGCTGGCCTATGACCTGGACACCCGGCGTTTCACGCTGGGCGAAGAGTTGCTGACCCTGACCTCGCGTGAACAGGCTGTCCTGGAAGCGTTGATTGCCCGGCCGGGTCGGGTGATGAGCAAAGAGCAGTTGGCCTCCCAGGTGTTTGGTCTGGACGAAGAAGCCAGCCCGGACGCCATCGAAATCTATGTGCATCGCTTGCGCAAGAAACTCGATGGTCAGCCGGTCGCCATCGTGACCTTCCGTGGTCTTGGCTACTTGCTGGAAAGCCGCGATGCATAA
- a CDS encoding tripartite tricarboxylate transporter permease, which yields MDTLGYLGQGFGVALSPYNLVTALCGTLIGTVVGLLPGLGPINGVALLIPIAFALGLPPESALILLAAVYLGCEYGGRISSILLNIPGEASTVMTTLDGYPMARKGLAGVALSLSAWSSFIGAFIATCGMVLFAPLLAKWAIAFGPAEYFVLMVFAIVCLGGMAGDRPLKTFIAALIGLFLSSVGIDANSGVYRFTGDNIHLTDGIQFVVLVLGLFSISEILLLLEKTHHGQEAVKATGRMMFNFKEASAVFVVNLRCGVLGFIMGVLPGAGATLASAVAYMTEKRIAGAKGTFGQGDMRGLAAPETAIGGAACGALVPMLTLGVPGSGTTAVMIGALSLYNITPGPLLFQQQPDIVWGLIASLFVANIMLVILNIPMIRIFTRILAVPNWALVPVIAIITGIGVYAVHATTFDLFLMIGIGIFGYILRKLDFPLSPILLGFILGGLMEQNLRRALSISNGALEILWSSPITFGCWVLTAIMLLMPLLRIWRKRSAAQRAIADV from the coding sequence ATGGATACTCTTGGCTATTTGGGTCAGGGTTTCGGCGTTGCGCTGAGCCCGTACAACCTGGTGACTGCCCTGTGCGGCACCCTGATCGGCACCGTCGTTGGCTTGTTGCCGGGCCTGGGTCCGATCAACGGCGTGGCGTTGTTGATCCCGATCGCATTCGCCCTCGGCCTGCCACCGGAATCGGCACTGATCCTGCTGGCGGCGGTTTACCTGGGCTGCGAATACGGCGGGCGGATAAGCTCGATCCTGCTGAACATTCCCGGCGAAGCCTCTACCGTCATGACCACCCTCGACGGCTACCCGATGGCCCGCAAAGGCCTGGCCGGTGTCGCACTGTCGTTGTCCGCGTGGAGCTCGTTCATCGGTGCGTTCATCGCCACCTGCGGCATGGTGCTGTTCGCCCCGCTGCTGGCGAAATGGGCGATTGCCTTTGGCCCGGCGGAGTACTTCGTGTTGATGGTGTTCGCCATTGTCTGCCTGGGTGGCATGGCCGGTGACCGACCGCTGAAAACCTTTATCGCTGCGTTGATCGGTCTGTTTCTGTCGAGCGTCGGTATCGATGCCAACAGCGGCGTGTACCGGTTCACCGGGGACAACATCCACCTGACTGACGGCATTCAATTCGTGGTGTTGGTGTTGGGCCTGTTCTCCATCAGCGAAATCCTCCTGCTGCTGGAAAAAACCCATCATGGCCAGGAAGCCGTGAAAGCCACCGGCCGCATGATGTTCAACTTCAAGGAAGCCTCGGCAGTGTTCGTGGTGAACCTGCGGTGCGGCGTACTGGGCTTCATCATGGGTGTGTTACCGGGTGCCGGCGCAACCTTGGCCAGCGCCGTGGCCTACATGACCGAGAAACGCATCGCCGGGGCCAAAGGCACGTTTGGCCAGGGTGATATGCGTGGCCTCGCGGCACCGGAAACCGCCATCGGTGGCGCAGCATGCGGCGCTCTGGTGCCAATGCTGACCCTCGGCGTTCCGGGTTCGGGCACCACGGCGGTGATGATCGGCGCGCTGTCGCTGTACAACATCACGCCGGGGCCGCTGCTGTTCCAACAGCAACCCGACATCGTCTGGGGCCTGATCGCTTCGTTGTTTGTCGCCAACATCATGCTGGTGATCCTCAACATCCCGATGATCCGCATCTTCACCCGCATCCTCGCCGTGCCGAACTGGGCGCTGGTGCCGGTGATCGCAATCATCACCGGGATTGGCGTCTACGCGGTGCACGCCACCACGTTCGACCTGTTCCTGATGATCGGCATCGGTATCTTCGGCTACATCCTGCGCAAGCTGGATTTCCCGCTGTCGCCGATCCTGCTGGGCTTCATCCTCGGCGGCCTGATGGAACAGAACCTGCGTCGCGCCCTGTCGATTTCCAACGGTGCACTGGAAATCCTCTGGTCCAGCCCGATCACCTTCGGTTGCTGGGTCCTGACCGCGATCATGCTGCTGATGCCACTGCTGCGGATCTGGCGCAAACGTTCGGCCGCTCAGCGCGCAATCGCCGATGTCTGA